The sequence AAGAATTAGAATCTCATTATATTAAGCAAAAAGAACAACCATTTTTATTAAGACTCATGGAATCAGTAGAGATAACTGAAACAGTTCAATTTATGTCTAATATAGAAGTTTATCATGGCATTATTCCATTATGGACTGATAATAACTCAAATTACATTGGTATTAATATTCAAGGTGTTTGTAAATACAGGATAAGTTATTTGAATCACGAAGAAACCAATCTATCTCCAGGTTTTAGAAGCATAAAATCATTTACTACACAAATTGAACAACATCCCAATTTTGATTGGGATGAATTAAAGAAAGACTACCCTACCGAAATTGAGACTAACAATAATAACATTATTGAAGACTTGAATTGTATTAATGAGTTAAATAATTTTATTAGGGCCAATTTGCTAAATACTGAAATCCGATGTCAATTTGTTTTTTCCATCATGGCATTAACACCAAGGACACATCTGGATACATTAGTTAAATATTAGATGATGAAGATATGTATGTTCAAGAAAGAGCATGTGAGATCTTAGGGTTTCACAGATACATTCCTGCTAGAGAAAAGTTGATCGAGGTATCCACAAACGGGATGCATAATGGGAAATTAGCTGCTAAAAGAGCATTGGCAAGAATAAGAGAGAAGTTAAAATGAAATATTTGAATGGTTATTTTATGTAGTCCGCAGTTCACATAACACCATTTTCACGCCTTGAGCCATTCGGCTCTCGGTCCAGCAGAAGTTAGTAGCGGATTCAGGAGGCAATTAGCAGCAGCAGGGAAGCGGAATCAGCCAGGCACATCCCACTACCTAACCGTATCGAGGCCAGTCGATTCGCTCCTTTAAGGTGGTAGGACGTCGTGAATACCAAAACGTTATAAGAAATCCCCGAAACAATTAATCGAACAATGAATTTCCAATGACAAAATCAAAGAGGTATGAAATGACTAAGCGAAACAAGCTTATTTTAAGAACAATAATTGCCTTGATAAGCATCGTAGTTATCGTTACGCTAAGATATATTTTTTTAGCAAATTTGAACCTAAGCTATGAAGGAACAACTCAAAGAAACGATAAATTTACACCTGAGTATACTTGGATAGAGATTACTTCTGAAAGTCAAAAACAATATTATCTGGATGAATATCCATTGAAACTTCCCATTATAGATTTTAATAAGAATTATATGATTATTTCTAAATATAAAAATTTATAAAGCGTATTATACAAAGCACGAATGTATATGTAAAGGAGCACCAGAGGGCTTGGCCATTTTTAATTATTTTTCCTCACAGAAAAATTACTACATATATAGAATACCCAAAATATTAATAAGTCAAGGAATCGGATAAACAATCAGGAGATATATAGGAAATCCTTCGAAATCGGGGACATCTTATAACACAGTATTCACGCTGCGGTCCTAACGGCCCTCGGTCTGCAGAGGATTTTCGAAGAAGAGGAATCAGCAGACAACCCTGCACTGGTTAAGTCCGTCGGACCCGGCAGCTGGTGCTGCCTTTTGCCAGTGAGGGTTCGTGAATACAACAACGTTATACGTAATTACGGAAATCTTATGTATTGAGGGGGGAATCAATTATGCCAATTCTCTTAAATTCTAATGGCTTGTACCATGCAGACGGGGTAGCTCTTATTAATGACATTATTCAAACGCTAAAGATTGAGAAGAAGGCTTGTATTATTACAACTGCTGACAAAGATTATTAAGGAAAAAATTATCATGCTGTAAGAACGAAGATTCTACTGGAGAGTTTGGGAGTCCAGGTCGATTTTTTGGACGTAGAATTTGAGGATGCCGAGCGTCTAACTGAGTATAAATTGATCTATTTGAATGGAGGCAACCCCTTTTATTTAATGTATCACTTAAGGAGTTCAAAGGCTGACCAGATTATATATAAGTTAAGAGATCAAGGACATTTAATAGTGGGTCAAAGCGCGGGAGCAGCAGTACTTGGGCAGTCCCTGGAGCATGCTAATGTACTTCATCCGGATTGGAATGAAATTCAACTAGAAGACTTAACAGGAATAGGTATAGTGAGTGGAAGTGTTCTTCCACATAGCAATCGATATAGAGGACAAGAAAGTATTTTAAAGAAGTATGATGAAGAGAAATCGTATAAACTTATTCGAATAGAAGATGGGAACTGCTTAGTACTGTAAGTATTTCAAGGAGACCGTAACTACGTATAACAATGTATTCACGCTGCGGAGCCTGAAAGCTCCTTGGATTGCCAGAAGGTAGGAAGCAAGGAAGCGAAGCCAGGCAATCAACCTCTGCGAGCCTAAGTCTACGACCCGTTCGCTAGGCTCACTTAAGGCTCTCGGGTTCGTGAATACAGGAACGTTATCTGTAATCGGGGCAAGCGAATAGATCAGATTTAAGCCGCTACCATTTTATAGTAGGAGTAATATATTTTTTAAAAGTGACATTGACTTGAGTAAGGCGGAAACTACAATCCTGTTGAAGACCTAAGAGCGATTGAAGGCCTAAGAGCGTTTGAAGACCGAAGAGCGACTAGAAGAGCGAAAACACGTTGGAAGAACAGAGAATTTGAAGGTAATTCAAGGATGTCCCCGACTACACATAACAATGTATTCACGCTTCGGGGCCAGCGGCCCCTCGGTCCGCCAGATGGATTTCGGAGAAGTTGATTCAGGCGGACACACCTGCGAGGCTAAGTCCTGTCGGACCCGGTCGCTACGCGACCTTAAGCCTCTCGGGTTCGTAAATACGGGAACGTTATACGAAATGCAAATAAACACGATTTTTTGAAAGGATAATTCATAGATGAAGTGGTCAAAGCTAAGAGTGAATTTAAAGAGTTTCATTATACCAGAACTAAGAGATAGAATTGACTTTCATCTAACTTGTTATCACGATGCTCATGATAATTATGGGGAAGTTTGGGTTACAGTTGATGGTGAGAAGATATTCGGAGGCGGATATTATCATTGGTATGTAACGCCACTGCTACCTGAATTATTGAGTACATTTGAGATCCAACACGGCTTTCAAGGAGATTTTTATAAAGCGAAAATTGAGAACAAAAATGTTGAAGAGATAATGAATTTGGGAATACATGAAACAAGTCATATAACAGATAATTTATTCAACTATTTGAACACACCATTTGAAGAGTGTATTAATTCAAATAATCCAATCTATAAAGCTTTCTCAATAATCGATCGAAGGCTTGGGAAACGAAGATTCAAAAACATTCAAATTGAAGATCCCGCACATCCCCTAGTAAGTGCGTTATATAAATTAAGATCAGAAGTGTAAAGCGATTTGAACGCTATTTCTAGAGGATTTGCACTTCGCATAACAACATATTCGCGCTGCGGGCCATTCGGCTCTTGATCTGCCAGAAGGATATTCGAGGAAGAGGATTCAGGTAGATACATCCATTCCCCTAAGATAAGAGCTATCTAAGGGGAATGGACGTCGCGAATACACCAACGTTAGGTGAAATCCCTGCAAGAAATTTAGGAGGAAAAATGAAAACCATCAATCACTTACAAACTAAGTCTTCAAGTCGATATAATGATTTTGATCCTGAACAAGATGGAAATAAAAACACTAAATTTGCTGATCTAATAATTGATGGAAATTCGCTTTATCAAATACTTAAGAAGTATGATATGGTTCCATCTCTTGGTTGGGGCAGTAATAAGTATCAAAGGCAAATGATTGATTACTTTTTACTCAGACAAACACATCCATATTTGTACTACAGATATCCAATTTTAGTCTGTCCTTGGTGCGGAGATGAAGAGTGTGGTTTTATTTCAGTTTTTATCGAGAGAAAAGAAGACGTAATTATATGGCAAGATTTTAAATTAGAACCCGATAATAAACCTATCAATATAGGACCTTTTTATTTTAAATGGGTAGACTATGAAAGAGTAATAAATGATACATTCGGGAGCGCAGGGATTCAATAACAATTTGCAAAGCATTTCGAAGAAGGCGGGGACATCACCTAATACAGTATTCACGCTGCGGGCCATATGGCCCTTAGTCTGCGGAGGATTTTCGAGGAAGCGAACGCAGGAGACAACCCTGCACTGGCTAAGTACATCGGACCCGGGGGTTATGCCCCTTAAGCCAGTGAGGGTTCGTGAATACAACAACGTTATGTAAAATTCTCCATGAAATACATTAAAATACAAAGCTTAATTACTCGAGGTGATTCTAATGACAGACTTTCATGTTAATCTTAATTTTCTTGAACCATGGGAAGAAGACAATAATTTATTCTTTGTTAATGAACTAGAAAATGAAGTTGTCGATGATCATGAATTATCAGGAATAAGATTAAAGACAATTGCAAGAAGAATGGATCAAGATGATTTCTTGTTTCAATTAATTGAGGAACCAAATAAATATGTTGAAGTGCATTTGACATGGACTAAAGAAAGTAGCAAAAATTATCCAAGATATAAGTTTTTCAGTACGTTTCAAGAATGGATAAATAATAGAATGATACCAGATAATTTTGAATATAAGGACTGAAATAATAGACAATATGATTGTAATTCGATGAAGCGGAGAACTTCACATAACAACAT comes from Paenibacillus sp. 19GGS1-52 and encodes:
- a CDS encoding HEAT repeat domain-containing protein — its product is MFIDLFSRLNIILPDALFEELESHYIKQKEQPFLLRLMESVEITETVQFMSNIEVYHGIIPLWTDNNSNYIGINIQGVCKYRISYLNHEETNLSPGFRSIKSFTTQIEQHPNFDWDELKKDYPTEIETNNNNIIEDLNCINELNNFIRANLLNTEIRCQFVFSIMALTPRTHLDTLVKY
- a CDS encoding Type 1 glutamine amidotransferase-like domain-containing protein codes for the protein MESLGVQVDFLDVEFEDAERLTEYKLIYLNGGNPFYLMYHLRSSKADQIIYKLRDQGHLIVGQSAGAAVLGQSLEHANVLHPDWNEIQLEDLTGIGIVSGSVLPHSNRYRGQESILKKYDEEKSYKLIRIEDGNCLVL
- a CDS encoding oxidoreductase: MKTINHLQTKSSSRYNDFDPEQDGNKNTKFADLIIDGNSLYQILKKYDMVPSLGWGSNKYQRQMIDYFLLRQTHPYLYYRYPILVCPWCGDEECGFISVFIERKEDVIIWQDFKLEPDNKPINIGPFYFKWVDYERVINDTFGSAGIQ